The Lycium barbarum isolate Lr01 chromosome 4, ASM1917538v2, whole genome shotgun sequence nucleotide sequence ttgttgatctcatcttatgatagttgttccttcaagttgagatatagcgatgatgatggcTCCGTAATGACACATCAGTGGTTACCGACCATACATCACTTCGatagatttatagcttttatttggtctctcatgctatatatatatatatattctcacaTCGAGCCGTGCGATAGTCGGCCGGGTATGGCACCTATTCTGCACACCAGTGCAGTGGGTATattatgatgttaccccagacGTGGGATGCTCCAgatgcgggatgatatgatatattatgatgttaccccagacGTGGGATGCTTcagatgtatgtatgaaaatgtgtttttcttaaaaaaagctaagcatgcatgatatctgccttaagaggcaatcagatgtacaagttatctctactatctcatgtttctttcatattttcattatgttattattcatgccttacatactcagtacattattcgtactgctGTTCCTTTGTTTGTggaggctgcgttcatgcccgcaggtaggcagggagacggatcagacccctaCGCTGCTTCATCTGTGATTGCTCAGGAGTGTTCCATTTGTTCCAGAGCTACAGTTcagctggtactattcttttgtgtatatatgggcatggcggggtcctgtcccctcCATGTAGAGGCACATAGGCAGATGTATATGGTTAGCTGTCCTATAACCTCACTGGttcatattttttatatcattttttggcagccttgtctgcTCGTACATATGGgtatagttgatgatgtttatatagacgcGTATATGTTAAATGACCTCATGCCCTTTTCAGTTTATGATAAttgtgagttagccatgtggcccacttagatatgattatgagatagatGTTAGAaagtgctcggtaggttagctctgggtgcccgtcgcggccctctgaTTGAGACGTGACAATTACATATCTtcatttttttataaatacaattACATTCTTTGGGGAGTATCGTGGAGTATTGTTCCCGTATATCGGCCAAAATATTCTTTTAAAACCTGGCATccatttttttgcgtggattgctcTTCAAACGCACTGgtgtttaatttttgcccctcaaatcgctggtctttaatttttgcccttgtttctcatttaatgaaaaattgttggCAAGTATCCTTATCTATGATAATGCGCTGGTCTACGAAATCAGAGATTCTGGGTTCAATCCTCAGTAGAGtcgagaaaaaaaaattgaaggcaTAAGTTCTGTAGAGATGAAGTTATCTGGCATAATTTGTGTAGTAACTAATTCACTTGGCATAAGTTTAGAGAACTTATGCTGTGTCCGACATATAAAAGTTCTATAGAAAAGAAGTTATCCGATATAAGTTGTGCAGTAACTAATCCGCTTAGCATAAGTTTAGAGAACCTTTCTATAGGAACTAAGTTactatgatgcgaaaatataaacttatgtcaGCCGAATTCACTGCACAACTTATACCGAATcaattaggggtcgtttggtaggaggataagttatcccatgtaGATGGGATTGGGTGGGATAAGATGGGATTACTAATCCACCCTTTATGTGGGATTACTAATCCCACCTTATCCTACCTTTTATCCCATCTACATAGGATTGGATGAGATATCAAAAAAGTTATCTCATCAACCAAATATAGTATTAATTCCAATCCCATTGGATTAATAATCCAGCCCATCCTatccctcctaccaaacgaccccttaattcCTACAAAACTTATACAACACAAGGTAAAGTTATGAACGtatgccttgcgaaattaggTCATAGATAAGGGTagaccgattttttttttttgttttttcgatGTCAAGAATATTTTTAGCTATTTTCTTATTATTTAAAAtgctgaaggacaaaaattaaagaccagctatttgaaaggcaaaaattaaatagcACCCCAAGATAGGGGCATAATGAGGCATCCGATTGAATACCAACATACAAGTAAAATTAAAAGAATATTGGTTATCATTATAGAACTTATGTTATGACATCATTATTCATTAGTAGTACATAACATGGTCCTTACCTAAAAACCTCTAACTGAACCAGTAATATATCTAGTTAAAGGTAGAGTGCTTCCTCTTCCTTGGTCACAAAATGCACCCCACCCCATAACGCCTTCTTCCCCGCCCCTCCTCCGCTGTCTTACGTACTTAGCTCACATACacagaaagagagaaagagatgAGTAATGGTTGAATCTGTGCATCGAAGATGATGAACATCACTCCCAACGAAGTAGATCTCTTCCAGAAACCGCAAACTACTCGCAAAACTCTTCGCAGGAAGAAAACGAACAACTTCGCCGCTGCCGGAGTGAAGTTGCGGAGAGACATTGGAGGAACTACTCCTAATGCTAGAAGGAGCAGTAAGCCTGAAACTCCTCTACTTCGATGGAAGTTCAACGACGATAAGGATAATAATATTCAACACAACAATGCTTCTTCCATAAAGGAGGAAGAGCTTGATCGGAAATGTAGTAGTAGCCGGAATGTTGTGGTTTCTGCTAGGAAGTTAGCTGCTGGATTGTTTAGGCAGCAGTTGTTGCCCGAGGTTAACCATGGTCACAAGTTAGGGTTTCAGGTATTTTCACGATAATTGACTTATGTTTTGGTTGCAAATTTAGGGCTTTTCTAATTTGGTTGTTGCTACATTGGCATTAGTTACTCCCCGTCCCAATTtgagtgtcttagtttgactggacaTGGAGTTTACGGAACAAAGtcagacttttgaatcttgttgtggtcataaattaaagatgtgtacaATGTACTAAAATGTACTTTGAATCTTATCAGGTACGATGTTTGAGTTGtgtaacttactaaatatagaaaaatacaCTTTTTAAGACAGACCAAAAAGGAACACTTAAATTGGGGCGGAGGGAGTACTTGCTTTGTCCCAGTTTAATTTTGTGGATCTAAGCTATTTGCTAGCGTTTACATTATAAGGTATATTGAATTGTGGCATATTGATGAATTTAATAAAAGTGTAAAAGCATTATGCTTTGGGTAGTTACGAGTAATAGAGAAATATGGAATCATGTTAccttatttgaaaaataaaaaatagagaaaTATGGAATCATTTCAGTAGTCTATTCTTTCTTCTCGATTGAGATTTCTCCTTTTAGACGCTTTGGTATAACTGATTGTCAATTAACACGAAGCAATATATGAAATTTGGATTTTTCTAATGTATAGTAATTGATTCTTATCTATTAGCTTGCTTTTACATTAGTTAGATTAATGCTCACTGATTTGGCATTTTGATGAATTTGGTCAATGCAATTATGTTTTTGTAATTAGGAATAATGGAGAAAAATGGAATATTTAGTCTATTACTTCTCTCCATTGAGAATTCTCTCTTTCGGTCACTTTCGTGCAACTGGGGAGTACTTTCATGCTGCTTTCTTTAACTTTTCCAATTCTTGGATTCGTCGATCTTCCATTTTATACTGCTGTAAAAGCCAGCTTTTGGGACCAAAACCATGGCCTTTTATGCCCATACTTTATTACCTTAGAGTTAGAGCAACGAGCAACTCAGAGGGTGTTGTGTTGTTGTAGATCCCAAGTTGACAGGGATTGTGCACCACTTTGGAATTATAATTTTTCTTTCTTCCACGCAGGCTGGTCGGGTTGAGATGccctttcattttcatcatcgtAGTAAAGTGCACGGCTCTCTCATTAATGATCCAGTGCAGAGTCCTCGATCTGTCTTTGGTCCAACAAATGGCCTTTTCCACAAGGTATGTGACTTTTTTCTTAAGATGTTCTGATGTGACTTTTTTCTTAAGATGTTCTGAGTCTTTTGTTACTTACTAAGATACTTATATGGAGAAGTCCTAGATTTTTCAGGGCCCAGGGACATAGTCCTATACAATGTAGTAGGTGCTGAGAAACGAGATCGCTCCATATATTAGGGGgacataattttctcaaaatattATGAATGCTGTTTTTGCTGTCTTAACCCTTACATATGGACATCATAGAGTTGTCAGGAATATGGATCTATGCGTGGTAGATTCCTCTTCTATTGGAGGGATGTAGTTCTCACAGAATGGCTAAATATTGTCTTAACTGTCTTAGCCCTTTATACAGGTAAGTCATGGAGTTGCCTGCGACATGGTCCTTTACAATGTAGTAGGTGCAGGAAATGAGGCTCCACATATATTGGAGAAATCCTAGAGTTATGGCATATATATTCTTGTGGGATGGACTAGATGCATGAAAACGAGGTTTTAAGAGTCAAGACTCTCGGTCGTCATTATTATGCAAAAATTTTTCTGAGTACTTCAATATTTGAGATATTTAAGACTCTTGATCGTAGAATTTAAACACTATAGTCTTCTAATTTTTTTGTTTCTGTTTTTCTTAGCTAACCTTTTTCATGCTTTTTACAGTATTTTTCCACGTCTTTTATACTGCTTTGAACTGTTTGtccttgtgccgagggtctaccggaaacaacctccctacctccTGGTAGGGGTAAGgcctgcgtacactctacccccctcccccccccccccccccccagaccCCCACTATGTGGGATTTCACTCGGTATGTTGTTTTTGTTCTTGTTGTTTTTCTTAGCTAACCTTGTTGCAATTCTCTATATAATGTAGCTAGAACCCTCGCTTCAGTTTTCCCATTCTGCTATGGAGGGGTCGACAAAGTGGGATCCAGTTGGCTGGACAACTGCGGTGGAAACAAAGAAGACATATGGCTATCAGAAGGTTCTTGATCAACAAGTGAATACTGCTTCAATGATTTCTTCGCTCGAGGCAGAACTAGAGATTGCTCGTGCCCGAGTTCATCAGCTTGAGACGGAGCGGCAGTCATCGAAAAAGAAACTCGAACAGTTTTTGAGGAAACTTAGTGAAGATAAGGCTGTGTGGCGGAGCAAAGAGCATGAGAAAATTCGTGCAATTGTGGATGACATGAGAGCTGACTTCTCCCGAGAGAGGAAAAACCGAAAGAGGCTGGAAATAGTTAATTCCAAATTAGTTAATGAGTTGGCTGATGCCAAGTTAGCAGCAAAACGCTATTTGCAAAATTACGAAAAAGAAAGACAGGCTAGGGGGTTGATAGAAGAAGTGTGCGATGAATTGGCCAAAGAACTTGGAGAAGACAAGGCTGAAGTTGAGGAATTGAAGAGGGAATCTTTTAAGTTCACAGAGGAAGTAGATGAAGAAAGAAAGATGTTGCAGATGGCTGAGGTTTGGCGTGAGGAACGGGTTCAGATGAAACTAGTTGATGCCAAGGTGATGATTGAAGAGAAGTATTCCCATATGAACAGGTTAATTGGAGAACTAGAATCATTTCTAAATTCTAGAGATATGAGTTTGGATGTGGAGGAGATGAAAAGAGCTGAGCAACTCCAAGAGGCCGCTGCTTCTGTGAATATTCGTGATATTAGAGAACTCACTTATGAACCTGCAAATCCAGATGATATTTTCGCCATTTTTGAGGACGGTCATTTTGTTGAACCTGATGAAAGGGAGATCCAGCCATGTACTGCATATAGTCCTGCCAGCCATGCCTCTAATCGTCGCCCTCTCAGTCCAGATGGTGGTGTTTACAACTTTAACAGATATTCTCATGCATATGTCAATCAGAGTGATAATTTAGAGGAAGAGGGAAGTGACTGGGAAACAGTGACCCATCTTGAGGAGCAAGGCTCTAGTTATTCTCTTGAAGGAAGCATTTCATCCGTCAACAAGAATTGCCGGTACAGCAATGTATCAAGAAGTAGAGCAGACTCGGAGGGAATTGCTGATGATGGCACAGCGGTTACAGATATTAGTGAAGTATGTTCTGGACCAGCTCGGCAACTTACAGAGGTGTCATCTTTATCTAAGCTTTGGAAATCACGCCCGAGTAATGGAGACAATTTCAAAACAAATTCACATGAAGGGACTAATGGGAGGCTGTCAAATGGAAGGCTGTCTAATGCGGCCATTCCGACTCCAGATCATGGTTCGAGTAAAGGTGGCTCTGACCTCGGCCAGGAGTGGAGTTCACCTGAGTCGGGCAACTCACAAATAACACGTGGGATGAAAGGGTGCATTGAATGGCCACATAACTCTCAGAAGAAAAGCTTAAAAGCAAAGTTATTGCAGGCAAGAACAGAGAGCCAGAAGGTCCAGTTGCGCCAGGTCTTGAAACAGAAGATCTGAGAGAGAGTTCTGAATACATGAGCTTGAAGACTCCTGTCAGCAGGTGTATCAGTAAAACTAAACAGAATTCATCAATATTTTTGAGAATAGTCTGATCACTGGAACTTCTCAGAGAATCACATGTCTATGTAACGATAAATAACTCTGTAGTCATAGTATAAGAGTTTAGTGTAATTTCAAAGCTGTATTATTTAGCATTCCTTTACAGCTTATCTGGCCATTTATTCACCTATACACTGAGGACAGAAGTTTCAGTGATAAGGACAGAACTATGCATTGTTGCTTCCCTTAAttctaggggtgggcgttcggtttttcggttcggttttatcaaacttcagtttggctatttcgggttcggttttttgaaggtggacaccgaacaccgaaccaaactagttcggttcggttttttcggtttcggttttttaaagttcggttcgttttcggttttttcaattcggtttttttgatatgatattagaagcgatttccttgacactaattcatattctcaaaagcaataaaatataaaattgataaattgaaatcaaaatcaaacaaacaggatataaaagaatagaaaactataactatgatataggattactaggtgttatatacatatcgtaagaataattaagaaaacacataaaggacatatattaatcctaaagacacattctaattgccttccttaacatatttgattttctcaactgaagtagaaaattagggatacaaatgcaaaagagggcttgttacaattgggtttttttggctttaaacttaatgggcctgaactattttaatttttttgggtaatgtattaaatttcggtgtgtGTTCAGTTTtttggttcggttttatcaaatttcggttcagctatttcggtttcggttttttgaaggtggacaccaaacaccgaaccaaactagttcggttcgattcGGTTTGTTGAAATTTCAGTTCGATTCGGTTCGATTTTTCAGTTTTCGATATTTATGTCCAACCCTACTTCATTCCTCTGTGAATGGCCTTCACAAGGAAAAGGTTGCGAAAAAAGTAAGAAGTAAAAGAAGAAAACGAAAGGCATCCGTACAATTCATGGAAAAGTTTTATCATGCGAAAGGAAATAGTAGCATATTTATTGCTACCTTTAAAATTGCCTGACAAAAGTGTTTTTGCTTAACAGCATGTTAGCTCACTCATAGTGCGTAAACTCAGAACTCCTTTCCCTATGCTAACCATTTCCTGGCTATGGCAAAGCCTGTTTTTGTGGGGTCATACGCCCCTTATCTTCGTCAAGACAGAAACCTAAAATGAAAAGTACATGCTGTGATGTCATTTCAAGGGAATATACAATTGCGTCAAGCATCCATTGATTTTGAGCTCCATTGAGGCAAGTAAATGCTTTTATCTAGCGTCTTCACTCTCATGATATTAGATGGTCTAATATAGACTACCTAGCTAAGAATTTTCTGAAAAATATAGTAACAATCAGGGGCAGAGCCAGGTAACTTtatatacaaggttaaaattaatttttaggTATATATAGTAGGTGTTGAATCCCCCCCTAACTTCTTCTTGTATTTACTACATATTTTTTAACCGCCTTAGTGAAAATCTTGATTCCGCCACTGATCAAAATGAGAAACGAAGGGAAAAGCAAACCAGAAAACAGGAAgaagaaaaatgagtcatgacaTATAGTGGGAAGG carries:
- the LOC132636346 gene encoding uncharacterized protein LOC132636346; the encoded protein is MMNITPNEVDLFQKPQTTRKTLRRKKTNNFAAAGVKLRRDIGGTTPNARRSSKPETPLLRWKFNDDKDNNIQHNNASSIKEEELDRKCSSSRNVVVSARKLAAGLFRQQLLPEVNHGHKLGFQAGRVEMPFHFHHRSKVHGSLINDPVQSPRSVFGPTNGLFHKLEPSLQFSHSAMEGSTKWDPVGWTTAVETKKTYGYQKVLDQQVNTASMISSLEAELEIARARVHQLETERQSSKKKLEQFLRKLSEDKAVWRSKEHEKIRAIVDDMRADFSRERKNRKRLEIVNSKLVNELADAKLAAKRYLQNYEKERQARGLIEEVCDELAKELGEDKAEVEELKRESFKFTEEVDEERKMLQMAEVWREERVQMKLVDAKVMIEEKYSHMNRLIGELESFLNSRDMSLDVEEMKRAEQLQEAAASVNIRDIRELTYEPANPDDIFAIFEDGHFVEPDEREIQPCTAYSPASHASNRRPLSPDGGVYNFNRYSHAYVNQSDNLEEEGSDWETVTHLEEQGSSYSLEGSISSVNKNCRYSNVSRSRADSEGIADDGTAVTDISEVCSGPARQLTEVSSLSKLWKSRPSNGDNFKTNSHEGTNGRLSNGRLSNAAIPTPDHGSSKGGSDLGQEWSSPESGNSQITRGMKGCIEWPHNSQKKSLKAKLLQARTESQKVQLRQVLKQKI